DNA sequence from the Halonatronomonas betaini genome:
ACTTCAAATTGCTCAGCCAGAGTGTTATAATCCGGCAGAGTCTGAATAATTCTATTCAATTCAAAATATATCCTGGAAACACCAATAATTAATATAAAAACAATTATAGTTAAAACAACTAATAACACAATTACAACAGATAAAGTCCTTCCAAATGGTGCTTTTTTAGCAAGGTATCTTACAAGTGGTTCTAATAAACTTGCAACAACCAGAGCAATTATAAATGGAGCAAAGATCGTAAATGCATACCTCAATAAAAATAATGATATAAATGCCAGAAAAACAGTTAAACCTAATTCCTGTAATCTTCTTTTCATATTTATCAACCTGCTTTATATTAAATAATTTATTAACAAAAATGCAACTGGAGCCACTAATAATAGACTATCAAACCTATCCAGTATTCCGCCATGACCAGGAAGTATTTCTCCAGAATCTTTAATATTTGCATCTCTTTTTAGTGCAGACTCCATTAAATCACCAAAAATTGCAGCTAATGATAGAACTATTGTTAATGGAATTATTAATAAGCTAAAAATATCTAAATACAAACTATAAAGTAATATAATTATAATTGCAAAACTTACTCCACCTATAGCTCCCATAATTGATTTATTTGGAGAAATCACAGGTGCTAATGGCCTTCTACCAAACTTGATACCAATAAAATATGCACCAATATCAGTTGCCCAGGCAACCAATAAAACTAACCATAAAGCCTGATCATTTACAAATATCGAATTATTAACTTCCTTTAAGAGCACTAAAAACGAGAGCCCACCAGCAATATATAATAAACAGAAAATCCTATTGCCAACATTATCTAAAATATTTTCATAACCACAGCTTTTAATATTAATGGCAAAGGTATAAACTATTACAAATAAAATAAATAATAACAGATTCTCAATCTGGGCATAATTAAAAGCTCTATAAAAAAGAATCAAAGTTATAGAAGAAAATACCGGAATTGTATATTCATCAAGATATAATTTATTATTAAAAAAATCAACAAACTCTCTGCCAGCCAGAGCTGCCAGTATTGCTAAAAATATCAAAAAAGGAATAGTACCGGCATAAATAATTAATATTAATAATATTAGACCTAAAATAGCGCTGGTAACTCTCTCCTTCAACATTTTAGTTCAACTCCTCACCTGGCAAACTACCAAATTTCCTTTTTCTTGAATTATACTCATCAATAGCCTTTTCTAATTCTATTTTATCGAAATCTGGCCATAAAGTCGAGGTAAAATAGAATTCAGCATATGAAATCTGCCATAATAAAAAATTAGAAACCCTTTTTTCATTTGCAGTTCTTATTAATAAGTCAACATCATTTAGCTCTGGTGCATATAATAACTTATTGAATTCTTCTTCATCAATAGTTTCAATTTCAGATTTTAAAGCTTTATTTAGAGCATCAACTATTTCTGCCCTGCCACCATAATTAACTGCAATATTTAACTGTAAGCCCTTATTATCTTTAGAAACTTCTTCAATTTTTTTAATATCTGCCTGAATATCATCTTCAAGCTCATCAATTCTTCCAATAACCTTAATCTTAATATCCTCTTCCTGCTGCAATTTATCAAACTCATTTCTAACAGTTGACCTTAAGAGTTGAAAAAGAAAATCCACTTCACTCCTTGGCCTCTGCCAGTTTTCAGTTGAAAAAGCAAAAACAGTTAAATATTCAATTCCTAATTCATTGGCAGCTTTAGCAACTCTTTCTAATGCTTTTAAGCCTTCTCTGTGGCCAAACTTTCTTGGCCTGCTTCTCTTATTAGCCCATCTGCCATTGCCATCCATTATTATAGCTATATGCTTTAAAGACTTCATGCCCTTCCTCCTAATTTGTAACAATTAAAAATATTTAAAAAAGAAGCATCCCCTCAACTTGAGGGGATTAATTATATTCAGTAAAAGAATAAAGTATAATCAGTTCATTAGAGCTGGAAGAATTCTTTTGTCTGATATCTAAAACTCTCTTTTCACCAGTCCCTGAACTCTTCCTGGGAGGATTAACTTCAACCAGGCTTAAATCATAATCTTCTAATCGATCAATCACAGTTTCGAGGCAACCACCTCTAAAATTATCAAGAACCAGGTCCATCTTAAACCTCCATAATTTCTTCCTTTTTCTTTTCTAAAGCTTTATCTATTTTTTCAATATATTCATCAGTTAAATCCTGAATATTATCTAGCCCTCTATGCAAATTATCTTCAGAAATTTCACTGGCATCTTCTAATTCTTCAAGCTCCTCATTGGCTTCCCGGCGAATATTTCTTATTGAAATCCTGCCATTTTCAGCCTTTTCATTAGCGACTTTTGCCAATTCTTTTCTGCGCTCCTCAGTAAGTTGAGGAATATTTATCCTAATAATATTTCCGTCATTATTAGGTGTTAATCCTAGATTTTCTTTCATTATAGCCTTTTCAATATTTTCTAGAGCATTCTTATCCCATGGTTCAATGATTAACTGTCTTGCTTCCGGGGCAGAAACTTTAGCCATTTGTTGAATAGGAGTCTGACTGCCATAATAATCGACTATAATATTTTCAACCAGAGAAGGTCTCGCCCTGCCAGTCCGAATAGTTTTAAATTCTTCCTTGACTGAATCCAGAACCTCTTTCATCTTTTTTTCAGTTTTCTGCTCAACCTGTCCAATCATAATTAGGATCCCCCTTTATATATTATCTTACATAAGTCCCAATTTCTTCGCCTCTGATAGCTCTTTTAATATTTCCATTATCTTTAACCCCAAATACTATTAAAGGTATTTCATTATCCATACACAATGAAATAGCCGTTGAATCCATTACTTCCAGTGACCTATTTAAGACATCAATATAAGCAAGTTCTTTGAATTT
Encoded proteins:
- the frr gene encoding ribosome recycling factor; the encoded protein is MIGQVEQKTEKKMKEVLDSVKEEFKTIRTGRARPSLVENIIVDYYGSQTPIQQMAKVSAPEARQLIIEPWDKNALENIEKAIMKENLGLTPNNDGNIIRINIPQLTEERRKELAKVANEKAENGRISIRNIRREANEELEELEDASEISEDNLHRGLDNIQDLTDEYIEKIDKALEKKKEEIMEV
- the uppS gene encoding polyprenyl diphosphate synthase; this encodes MKSLKHIAIIMDGNGRWANKRSRPRKFGHREGLKALERVAKAANELGIEYLTVFAFSTENWQRPRSEVDFLFQLLRSTVRNEFDKLQQEEDIKIKVIGRIDELEDDIQADIKKIEEVSKDNKGLQLNIAVNYGGRAEIVDALNKALKSEIETIDEEEFNKLLYAPELNDVDLLIRTANEKRVSNFLLWQISYAEFYFTSTLWPDFDKIELEKAIDEYNSRKRKFGSLPGEELN
- a CDS encoding phosphatidate cytidylyltransferase codes for the protein MLKERVTSAILGLILLILIIYAGTIPFLIFLAILAALAGREFVDFFNNKLYLDEYTIPVFSSITLILFYRAFNYAQIENLLLFILFVIVYTFAINIKSCGYENILDNVGNRIFCLLYIAGGLSFLVLLKEVNNSIFVNDQALWLVLLVAWATDIGAYFIGIKFGRRPLAPVISPNKSIMGAIGGVSFAIIIILLYSLYLDIFSLLIIPLTIVLSLAAIFGDLMESALKRDANIKDSGEILPGHGGILDRFDSLLLVAPVAFLLINYLI